The following are encoded together in the Mesoterricola sediminis genome:
- a CDS encoding aldo/keto reductase, which translates to MSLDQYVTLGRSGLRVSPMCLGAMTFGEDLGWGSSVEESCRIMDRFLELGGNFIDTANFYTKSHSEKIIGDHLGRHPAKRDRLVLATKFSGNLYPGDPNGGGSGRKSILAACEQSLRRLQTDYIDLYWLHNWDVHTPMDETMAALEALVQAGKVRYIGVSDTPAWKVVEANMLARFRGWAPFIGLQIEYSLLERSVEQDLVPMALEFGLGITPWSPLKSGALSGKYTRLTAASQPRDRGPFLDAALNDRAFALIDELAAIAAAHGTTVARVALAWVCGRPGVASPIIGARRLAQLEDNVGALDLKLAPEAVARLDELTRPTFGFPQSMMPIFPSIHNAGTTVNGVYGAPSPFSIQPGEATY; encoded by the coding sequence ATGTCCCTCGACCAGTACGTCACCCTCGGGCGATCCGGCCTTCGGGTCAGTCCCATGTGCCTCGGCGCCATGACCTTCGGCGAGGACCTCGGCTGGGGTTCCAGCGTGGAGGAATCCTGCCGGATCATGGACCGCTTCCTGGAGCTCGGCGGCAATTTCATCGACACCGCCAACTTCTACACCAAGAGCCACTCGGAGAAGATCATCGGCGATCACCTCGGCCGCCACCCCGCCAAGCGGGACCGCCTGGTGCTCGCCACCAAGTTCAGCGGCAACCTCTATCCCGGCGACCCCAACGGCGGCGGCTCGGGACGCAAGTCCATCCTCGCGGCCTGCGAGCAGTCGCTGCGCCGCCTCCAGACCGACTACATCGACCTTTACTGGCTCCACAACTGGGACGTGCACACCCCCATGGACGAAACGATGGCCGCCCTGGAGGCCCTGGTGCAGGCGGGCAAGGTCCGGTACATCGGGGTGTCGGATACGCCTGCCTGGAAAGTGGTGGAGGCCAACATGCTGGCCCGCTTCCGGGGTTGGGCCCCGTTCATCGGCCTCCAGATCGAGTACTCGCTGCTGGAGCGCTCGGTGGAGCAGGACCTGGTGCCCATGGCCCTGGAATTCGGGCTCGGCATCACCCCCTGGTCCCCCCTCAAGAGCGGGGCCCTGAGCGGCAAGTACACCCGGCTCACGGCGGCCTCCCAGCCGCGGGACCGGGGTCCCTTCCTGGACGCGGCCCTGAACGACCGGGCCTTCGCCCTGATCGATGAGCTGGCGGCCATCGCCGCGGCCCACGGGACGACCGTGGCCCGGGTCGCCCTGGCCTGGGTGTGCGGCCGGCCCGGTGTGGCCTCCCCCATCATCGGCGCCCGGCGCCTGGCCCAGCTGGAGGACAACGTGGGGGCCCTGGACCTGAAGCTGGCGCCGGAGGCCGTGGCCCGGCTGGACGAGCTGACCCGGCCCACCTTCGGGTTCCCCCAGAGCATGATGCCGATATTCCCGTCCATTCATAACGCCGGGACCACGGTGAATGGGGTGTACGGGGCTCCCAGCCCCTTCTCCATCCAGCCCGGGGAAGCTACGTATTGA
- a CDS encoding AraC family transcriptional regulator yields the protein MRDRSAMPDLLSDILSLANPQSVVTGALQAGGDWAARFPPPAQVKFFGIARGACWMRLEGAEPARLEAGDVFLLSAPLAFVLASDPALPPLDVAAAFRGCADAAARLNDGDDFLMVGGHVDLNPDNGDLLHAVLPPMLLARAGSAPATASQWILDQLVQERLTGQPGAGSATAHLAQLLFLHLLRAHLASQEAFPPSWIRAITDRQLAPALRLMHGEPGRSWQLGELAKAAGMSRTSFATRFRAAAGLPPLAYLTEWRMRLARKALRETDTPVSTLAFSLGYTSESAFSHAFKRSVGIAPQRHRAAREDPANA from the coding sequence ATGCGCGATCGTTCAGCCATGCCGGACCTGCTTTCGGACATCCTCTCCCTGGCCAATCCCCAGTCCGTCGTGACGGGGGCCCTCCAGGCCGGCGGCGACTGGGCCGCGCGGTTCCCGCCGCCCGCCCAGGTCAAGTTCTTCGGCATCGCCCGGGGCGCCTGCTGGATGCGGCTGGAGGGCGCCGAGCCCGCGCGGCTGGAGGCGGGCGACGTGTTTCTGCTGTCGGCCCCCCTGGCCTTCGTGCTGGCCAGCGATCCCGCCCTGCCGCCCCTGGACGTGGCGGCCGCGTTCCGCGGCTGCGCGGACGCCGCGGCCCGCCTCAACGACGGCGACGACTTCCTGATGGTGGGCGGCCACGTGGACCTGAATCCGGACAACGGGGACCTCCTCCACGCCGTGCTGCCGCCCATGCTGCTGGCCCGCGCCGGCTCCGCCCCGGCCACGGCCTCCCAGTGGATCCTGGACCAGCTGGTCCAGGAGCGGCTGACAGGGCAGCCCGGCGCCGGCTCCGCCACCGCGCACCTGGCCCAGCTGCTCTTCCTCCACCTGCTGCGGGCCCACCTGGCCAGCCAGGAGGCCTTCCCCCCCAGCTGGATCCGGGCGATCACCGATCGTCAGCTCGCCCCCGCCCTCCGCCTCATGCACGGGGAGCCCGGCCGGTCCTGGCAGCTCGGCGAACTGGCCAAGGCCGCCGGCATGTCCCGCACGAGCTTCGCCACCCGGTTCCGGGCCGCCGCCGGCCTGCCACCCCTGGCCTACCTGACCGAGTGGCGCATGCGCTTGGCCCGGAAGGCCCTGCGGGAGACGGACACGCCGGTGTCGACCCTCGCCTTCTCCCTGGGCTACACCTCCGAGAGCGCCTTCAGCCACGCCTTCAAACGCAGCGTCGGCATCGCCCCCCAGCGCCACCGGGCCGCCCGCGAGGACCCGGCGAACGCCTAG
- a CDS encoding cysteine hydrolase family protein, giving the protein MTIRSLALTVALGLPGAAGTPRTLFQMGGAVPAPARLSEAVLVLIDAQREYLDGALPLAGMEAAVGTAAGLLKRARAANTPVIHVVHRGGGGVFDPATPGFEIVAPLRPLAGEPVVEKRRISAFAGTGLEAALRRTGRTRVILVGFMTHNCVSTTARDANDLGFSVTLLAPATATRDLPDGRGGVLSAAALQAAELAALADRTACVAWRSEEIPD; this is encoded by the coding sequence ATGACGATCCGTTCCCTGGCCCTGACCGTCGCGCTCGGCCTGCCCGGCGCCGCCGGGACGCCCCGGACCCTCTTCCAGATGGGGGGCGCGGTACCGGCGCCGGCCCGCCTTTCGGAGGCGGTCCTCGTGCTCATCGACGCCCAGCGGGAGTATCTGGACGGGGCGCTGCCCCTGGCGGGCATGGAGGCGGCGGTGGGGACCGCGGCCGGCCTCCTGAAGCGGGCCCGGGCCGCCAACACGCCCGTGATCCACGTGGTGCACCGGGGCGGGGGCGGGGTCTTCGATCCCGCGACGCCGGGCTTCGAGATCGTGGCGCCCCTGCGCCCCCTGGCCGGGGAGCCCGTGGTGGAGAAGCGGCGCATCAGCGCCTTCGCGGGAACGGGCCTGGAGGCGGCCCTCCGGCGCACGGGGCGGACCCGGGTGATCCTCGTGGGGTTCATGACCCACAACTGCGTCAGCACCACGGCCCGGGACGCCAACGACCTGGGCTTCTCCGTCACCCTCCTGGCCCCGGCCACGGCCACGCGGGACCTGCCCGACGGCCGCGGGGGGGTCCTGTCCGCCGCGGCCCTCCAGGCGGCGGAACTCGCGGCCCTGGCCGACCGCACGGCCTGCGTGGCGTGGCGGAGCGAGGAGATTCCCGACTAG
- a CDS encoding GlxA family transcriptional regulator gives MRIALWVEAGATASSVATTLDLFRLAQRFQPSGDFTPALFSSRGGPVQLTEAVTVATEARPRPFPPLEALLLPGFFAESPEGIAEALATTWRDAVAVLRTLPAGTLVGASCYGTFALAEAGLLDDRPATTTWWLAQAFRSRYPRVRLDADQALVDGGRVVTAGAMTAHADLALHLLRRLGGAALARQVGAVMLLDGARTSQLPFTSLARRYPDPLVQRAVDWLAAHLAEPITLEALARAVNASPRTLFRRFRDRAGLAPMACLQALRTDRAKELLEATADDFETITARVGYADPATFRRLFKRATSLTPGQYRRRFRG, from the coding sequence ATGCGGATCGCACTGTGGGTGGAAGCGGGCGCCACGGCCTCGAGCGTCGCCACGACACTGGACCTCTTCCGGCTCGCCCAGCGCTTCCAGCCCAGCGGCGACTTCACCCCCGCCCTCTTCTCCAGCCGGGGCGGCCCCGTCCAGCTCACGGAAGCGGTGACGGTGGCGACCGAAGCCCGGCCCCGCCCCTTCCCGCCCTTGGAGGCCCTGCTTCTGCCCGGGTTCTTCGCGGAATCGCCGGAGGGCATCGCCGAGGCCCTCGCGACCACGTGGCGGGACGCCGTCGCGGTGCTCCGGACGCTGCCCGCCGGAACCCTCGTGGGCGCCAGCTGCTACGGCACCTTCGCCCTGGCGGAGGCGGGCCTCCTGGACGACCGCCCCGCCACCACCACCTGGTGGCTGGCCCAGGCCTTCCGGAGCCGCTACCCCCGCGTGCGCCTGGACGCCGACCAGGCCCTGGTGGACGGCGGCCGAGTTGTGACCGCCGGCGCCATGACCGCCCACGCCGACCTGGCCCTGCACCTGCTGCGCCGCCTGGGGGGCGCCGCCCTGGCCCGCCAGGTGGGCGCCGTGATGCTCCTGGACGGCGCCCGCACCTCCCAGCTGCCCTTCACCTCCCTGGCCCGGCGCTACCCCGATCCCCTGGTCCAGCGGGCCGTGGACTGGCTCGCCGCCCACCTGGCCGAACCCATCACCCTCGAGGCCCTGGCCCGGGCCGTGAACGCCAGCCCCCGCACCCTCTTCCGCCGCTTCCGCGACCGGGCCGGCCTGGCCCCCATGGCCTGCCTCCAGGCCCTGCGCACCGACCGGGCCAAGGAGCTCCTGGAGGCTACTGCCGACGATTTCGAGACCATCACCGCGCGGGTGGGCTACGCCGACCCCGCCACCTTCCGCCGCCTCTTCAAGCGCGCGACGAGCCTCACCCCGGGCCAGTACCGGCGGCGTTTCCGGGGCTGA
- a CDS encoding PQQ-binding-like beta-propeller repeat protein has product MVRPLATLCLLSSLALAQEPGATAPKQAPPPVSVPAASGADTPSPARSAPPDYDFYNNNPVYPLELEVGRRPLWSKNLVEAGFKVYNPGFTRERILLCDHKRLAAMDPATGELTWDHTFERDLDDYISDGDLLVYTDHRMGLMGGDTWLHGFDMRTNTERWTIENTRGAWLHVFDGRIYQFFCSTFSSTLHCLGKDGKDIWTYKTRGASRIFFTEAFAIFTPGPGKKVIALNLADGTEAWTFPLESDAFERSVHKSVMYLTRRNVTPIVGVGGTVFVTAVDLKTGKQLWQYTTSADDGWFHEQIGGVISNGDICVLDTNRRLIGLNARTGERLWVANPTEKMKFLDSKPIILGGSLFVIQTVNGKKSILQFLDLATGAEISRTEIPDEAVPPAKVVGKSLFLCFRHGDMLAFALREPAAPTQAPAPASGR; this is encoded by the coding sequence ATGGTGCGCCCCCTGGCCACGCTTTGCCTGTTGTCGTCCCTCGCCCTGGCCCAGGAACCTGGCGCCACGGCCCCGAAGCAGGCCCCGCCGCCCGTCTCCGTCCCGGCGGCCAGCGGCGCGGACACCCCCAGCCCCGCCCGGAGCGCCCCCCCCGACTACGACTTCTACAACAACAACCCGGTCTATCCGCTCGAGTTGGAAGTCGGGCGCAGGCCCCTGTGGAGCAAGAACCTCGTGGAGGCCGGCTTCAAGGTCTACAACCCCGGCTTCACCCGGGAGCGCATCCTCCTGTGCGACCACAAGCGGCTCGCCGCCATGGACCCCGCCACCGGCGAACTCACGTGGGACCACACCTTCGAGCGGGACCTGGACGATTACATCAGCGACGGGGACCTCCTCGTCTACACGGACCACCGCATGGGCCTGATGGGCGGCGACACCTGGCTCCACGGCTTCGACATGCGGACGAACACGGAACGCTGGACCATTGAAAATACCCGGGGCGCCTGGCTCCATGTCTTCGATGGCCGCATCTACCAGTTCTTCTGCTCGACCTTCTCCTCCACCCTCCACTGCCTCGGCAAGGACGGGAAGGACATCTGGACCTACAAGACCCGCGGCGCCAGCCGGATCTTCTTCACCGAGGCCTTCGCCATCTTCACCCCCGGCCCCGGCAAAAAGGTGATCGCCCTGAACCTCGCCGACGGCACCGAGGCCTGGACGTTCCCCCTCGAGTCCGACGCCTTCGAGCGCTCCGTCCACAAGTCCGTCATGTATCTCACCCGCCGGAACGTCACGCCCATCGTGGGGGTGGGCGGCACCGTGTTCGTCACCGCCGTCGACCTCAAGACCGGGAAGCAGCTCTGGCAGTACACCACGAGCGCGGACGACGGCTGGTTCCACGAGCAGATCGGCGGCGTGATCTCCAACGGCGACATCTGCGTGCTCGACACCAACCGCCGGCTCATCGGCCTGAACGCCAGGACCGGCGAGCGTTTGTGGGTCGCCAATCCCACCGAGAAGATGAAATTCCTCGACTCCAAGCCCATCATCCTGGGCGGGTCCCTTTTCGTCATCCAGACCGTCAACGGGAAGAAGTCCATCCTCCAGTTCCTGGACCTGGCCACCGGGGCGGAGATCTCCCGCACCGAGATCCCCGACGAAGCCGTCCCGCCCGCCAAGGTGGTGGGGAAGTCCCTCTTCCTCTGCTTCCGGCACGGGGACATGCTCGCCTTCGCCCTGCGGGAGCCGGCGGCCCCCACCCAGGCGCCCGCCCCTGCTTCCGGCCGGTGA
- a CDS encoding DinB family protein, protein MNPLLEHLQAHFIKDLQAFAREIEAFPDDSALWRAPQGIANPAGNLALHVAGNLQFCVGALLGGSGYQRDRDGEFSRRSGTREEVVRELDQARRAVETVLPRLTDADLQKEFPLTKDGQRFPTDVFLLRLAVHLTYHLGQANYLRRITAQA, encoded by the coding sequence ATGAACCCCCTGCTCGAGCACCTCCAGGCCCACTTCATCAAGGATCTGCAAGCCTTCGCCCGGGAGATCGAAGCCTTCCCGGACGATTCGGCCCTCTGGCGGGCGCCCCAGGGCATCGCCAATCCAGCCGGCAACCTGGCGCTGCATGTGGCCGGCAACCTCCAGTTCTGCGTGGGGGCCCTGCTGGGGGGCAGCGGCTACCAGCGGGACAGGGACGGGGAATTCAGCCGGCGCTCCGGAACCCGCGAGGAGGTGGTGCGGGAGCTGGACCAGGCCCGCCGGGCCGTGGAGACGGTCCTGCCCCGCCTCACCGACGCCGATCTCCAGAAGGAATTCCCGCTCACCAAGGACGGCCAGCGATTCCCCACCGATGTCTTCCTGCTGCGGCTCGCCGTCCACCTGACCTACCACCTGGGCCAGGCCAACTACCTCCGGCGCATCACGGCCCAGGCCTGA
- a CDS encoding antitoxin Xre/MbcA/ParS toxin-binding domain-containing protein, producing MESKPQRQSEPEDSGHQDPEEGFTWSPKPLSELTQADVQRLAAPALRIFHHVADAWQLNADQRRGLLGADSILGIEQIERVSLILGIYRNLHTVLPASADGWVHRPNSNPRFDGQSALALMISNGLDGIWLVRNHLEAWAQGE from the coding sequence ATGGAATCGAAGCCTCAACGACAATCTGAGCCAGAGGATTCTGGACACCAGGACCCAGAAGAAGGGTTCACCTGGTCGCCCAAACCTCTCTCCGAGTTGACCCAGGCTGATGTCCAGCGCCTCGCGGCGCCAGCTCTCCGCATCTTCCACCACGTGGCAGACGCATGGCAGTTGAATGCGGATCAACGCCGTGGGCTCCTCGGGGCGGATTCGATCCTCGGAATCGAACAGATCGAGAGGGTCAGCCTGATCCTTGGAATCTACCGCAACCTTCACACGGTCCTTCCTGCCAGCGCGGATGGCTGGGTTCACCGGCCCAACAGCAATCCCAGGTTCGATGGGCAGAGTGCCTTGGCCTTGATGATCTCCAATGGCCTTGATGGGATTTGGCTGGTCAGGAACCATCTCGAAGCCTGGGCTCAAGGAGAATGA
- a CDS encoding GIY-YIG nuclease family protein, translated as MRLLSKEWTEESQDHDQDLLELLASVGVRAPDWSIAADWLEPAVRLGEGMEVPIKRPGETEVSGVYLFYDWTPSLDPSELSAGRIVEIPRHIVPLYVGKAANLWNRMQAHWARPQEGAWITTYFEEVEKDLLAGHLQACAWREEERAGMEARLLKRLRPRYCKRME; from the coding sequence ATGCGCCTCCTCTCCAAAGAATGGACGGAGGAATCCCAGGATCATGACCAGGACCTCCTGGAATTGCTGGCTTCCGTGGGAGTCAGGGCGCCCGATTGGTCGATTGCAGCCGACTGGCTGGAACCGGCCGTCCGTCTTGGAGAAGGGATGGAAGTTCCAATCAAACGGCCCGGGGAAACCGAGGTCTCCGGAGTCTATCTCTTCTACGATTGGACGCCATCGTTGGACCCGAGTGAACTCAGTGCTGGTCGAATTGTAGAAATACCACGGCATATCGTCCCTTTGTACGTCGGCAAAGCCGCGAACCTATGGAACCGCATGCAAGCGCACTGGGCCCGTCCCCAGGAAGGCGCCTGGATTACCACCTACTTTGAAGAGGTCGAAAAGGACCTTTTGGCCGGCCATTTGCAGGCATGTGCCTGGAGGGAGGAGGAGCGAGCCGGAATGGAAGCACGCTTGCTTAAACGCCTGCGACCCAGGTACTGCAAAAGAATGGAATGA
- the gmk gene encoding guanylate kinase: MTSHSGNVFVLSAPSGTGKSTLAKRLVQELPDLDFSISFTTRAPRAGEVDGKDYFFVDTATFDRMIAEGGLVEWVEVYGHKYGTGKDWINSHLATGRDILLDIETQGARNVHAAMPEAVMIFLIPPSAEELASRLRKRGRDPEAEIQVRLDHARHELSQFPAYDYLVVNDTLDLAYRDLQAVILATRARRERMGAVAETILKGF; encoded by the coding sequence TTGACCAGTCATTCCGGGAATGTCTTTGTCCTGTCCGCCCCCTCGGGCACCGGGAAATCCACCCTCGCCAAGCGGCTGGTCCAGGAGCTGCCGGATCTTGATTTTTCCATCTCCTTCACCACCCGCGCCCCCCGGGCGGGGGAAGTGGACGGGAAGGACTACTTCTTCGTGGACACGGCCACGTTCGACCGGATGATCGCCGAGGGCGGCCTGGTGGAATGGGTGGAGGTCTACGGGCACAAGTACGGCACGGGCAAGGATTGGATCAATTCCCACCTGGCGACCGGACGCGACATCCTCCTGGACATCGAGACCCAGGGGGCCCGGAACGTCCACGCGGCCATGCCCGAGGCCGTCATGATCTTCCTCATTCCCCCCTCGGCGGAGGAGCTGGCCTCCCGGCTGCGCAAGCGGGGGAGGGACCCGGAAGCCGAGATCCAGGTCCGGCTGGATCACGCGCGCCACGAGCTGTCGCAGTTCCCCGCATATGACTATCTTGTGGTCAACGACACCCTGGACCTGGCCTACCGGGACCTCCAGGCCGTCATCCTGGCCACCCGGGCCCGGCGTGAACGGATGGGTGCCGTCGCGGAAACGATACTGAAGGGCTTCTGA
- a CDS encoding S41 family peptidase, with product MARWFNKSWIWLVIVGTTAVYAPLAGRTGEERARQRSVDTLTEIMGLVQKQSVDPPTPKQVSHAAISGMLHTLDPHSYYMDETEFRTLREDQRGSFFGIGSIIQQQADGVVVVSTVRGGPSEKVGIRAGDFIREVDGKSTEGLTSNAVVQRLRGDKGTVVEVAVQRAGFPGLLRFSITRSEIPANSVQYAFMLTPTTGFIAIKDFGETTSEEFEKAVRNLKAQGMVDLVLDLRYNGGGLLDAATGICRQLLGPNELIVTQRGRDGRDVQETRTPRGSALESFPLVILINRATASASEIVTGAIQDHDRGLVVGQTSWGKGLVQAVMPINRTRGLALTTARYYTPSGRCIQRDYQHNIDDYLLPEDAKEPLGQKGPVYKTDLGRTVYGGGGITPDFTVEAGRLTTFVGNLRGRYSAFFKFAVLEKEKRGIRPQEVPDDALMARFRTWMHEQKIECSDADWKDPQNQADMRDQLAMEMQNVAFGMDAGFKYITARDPQVKKALEVLPEATSMLKRKVLSLQAPKGSQIAARN from the coding sequence ATGGCGCGGTGGTTCAACAAGAGCTGGATCTGGCTGGTCATCGTGGGCACCACGGCCGTGTACGCCCCCCTCGCCGGGCGCACCGGGGAGGAGCGCGCCCGCCAGCGCAGCGTCGACACCCTCACGGAGATCATGGGGCTGGTCCAGAAGCAGTCCGTGGACCCCCCGACCCCCAAGCAGGTCTCCCACGCCGCCATCTCCGGCATGCTCCACACCCTGGACCCGCACTCGTACTACATGGACGAGACGGAGTTCCGGACCCTGCGCGAGGACCAGCGGGGGTCGTTCTTCGGGATCGGCTCCATCATCCAGCAGCAGGCCGACGGCGTCGTGGTGGTCAGCACGGTCCGCGGGGGCCCCTCCGAGAAGGTGGGGATCCGCGCCGGCGACTTCATCCGCGAGGTGGACGGGAAGAGCACCGAGGGCCTGACCAGCAACGCCGTCGTCCAGCGGCTCCGCGGGGACAAGGGGACCGTGGTCGAGGTCGCCGTCCAGCGCGCAGGCTTCCCCGGCCTGCTCCGCTTCTCCATCACCCGGTCGGAGATCCCCGCCAACAGCGTCCAGTACGCCTTCATGCTCACCCCCACCACCGGATTCATCGCGATCAAGGACTTCGGGGAGACCACCTCGGAGGAGTTCGAGAAGGCGGTCCGGAACCTGAAGGCCCAGGGCATGGTCGACCTCGTCCTGGACCTCCGCTACAACGGCGGCGGCCTCCTGGACGCGGCGACGGGCATCTGCCGGCAGCTCCTCGGACCCAACGAGCTGATCGTCACGCAGCGCGGCCGGGACGGCCGGGACGTGCAGGAGACCCGGACCCCCCGCGGATCCGCCCTGGAATCCTTCCCGCTGGTGATCCTCATCAACCGCGCCACCGCCTCGGCCTCCGAGATCGTCACGGGGGCCATCCAGGACCACGACCGCGGCCTCGTGGTCGGCCAGACCAGCTGGGGCAAGGGCCTCGTCCAGGCAGTGATGCCCATCAACCGCACCCGCGGCCTCGCCCTCACCACGGCCCGGTACTACACGCCTTCCGGTCGCTGCATCCAGCGCGACTACCAGCACAACATCGACGACTACCTCCTGCCGGAGGACGCCAAGGAGCCCCTCGGCCAGAAGGGCCCGGTCTACAAGACGGACCTGGGCCGCACGGTCTACGGCGGCGGCGGCATCACCCCGGACTTCACAGTGGAGGCCGGCAGGCTCACCACGTTCGTGGGCAACCTGCGGGGCCGGTACAGCGCCTTCTTCAAGTTCGCCGTGCTGGAGAAGGAGAAGCGCGGGATCCGTCCCCAGGAGGTCCCGGACGACGCCCTCATGGCGCGCTTCCGGACCTGGATGCACGAGCAGAAGATCGAATGCTCCGACGCGGACTGGAAGGATCCCCAGAACCAGGCCGACATGCGCGACCAGCTGGCCATGGAGATGCAGAACGTGGCCTTCGGCATGGACGCCGGGTTCAAGTACATCACTGCCCGCGACCCCCAGGTGAAGAAGGCCCTGGAGGTCCTGCCCGAGGCCACCTCCATGCTCAAGCGGAAGGTGCTCAGCCTCCAGGCGCCCAAGGGCTCCCAGATCGCAGCGCGGAACTGA
- a CDS encoding ABC transporter permease: MATFESFVAARYLHTRTKGAFVKVMVRFARWGIALGVFAMVVALAIANGLMEEIQGNLFSATGHFTVCHVSGDIPGTDAALAKIRSTPGVVAANPMRLDRGLVRPVATDAPPSPILVKAVDPASAHGTSRIFDTLKPGRVEDLKEGEIILGRQLCQDLGLRVGDTVAVVFLRLEMSLSGLQPRMAAYRIAGIFESHIGEYDKSWGIIHINDAMRLASTSEAEMIEVRTTGVDAIERVKGQVLAGLNGKPHGPWFAQDLRDTNRALFAALKVEKWMMGAIFSLIVLIAVFNIVASLVLLVTEKRRDLGVLLALGATPAQVQRLFELQGVRIGAVGTLWGLGTSVPLCLLADHYRLIKLPSAVYDFITYVPLRLSVTDILVVAAFPLLVAWAASRYPARRAASVDPVDALRAQ, translated from the coding sequence GTGGCCACCTTCGAGTCGTTCGTCGCCGCGCGCTACCTCCACACCCGGACCAAGGGGGCCTTCGTCAAGGTCATGGTCCGCTTCGCGCGGTGGGGCATTGCGCTGGGAGTCTTCGCGATGGTGGTGGCCCTGGCCATCGCCAACGGCCTGATGGAGGAGATCCAGGGCAACCTGTTCTCGGCCACGGGTCATTTCACGGTCTGCCACGTGTCCGGCGACATTCCCGGCACCGACGCGGCCCTGGCGAAGATCCGCAGCACGCCCGGCGTCGTCGCCGCCAACCCCATGCGCCTCGACCGCGGCCTGGTGCGCCCCGTCGCCACGGACGCGCCACCCTCGCCCATCCTCGTCAAGGCCGTCGACCCCGCCTCGGCGCACGGCACCTCCCGCATCTTCGACACGCTCAAGCCGGGCCGGGTCGAGGATCTCAAGGAGGGGGAGATCATCCTGGGCCGGCAGCTGTGCCAGGACCTGGGCCTCCGCGTGGGCGACACCGTGGCCGTGGTCTTCCTCCGGCTGGAGATGAGCCTTTCCGGCCTGCAGCCGCGCATGGCGGCGTACCGGATCGCCGGGATCTTCGAGAGCCACATCGGCGAGTACGACAAGAGCTGGGGGATCATCCACATCAACGACGCCATGCGCCTGGCCTCCACCTCCGAGGCGGAGATGATCGAGGTCAGGACGACCGGCGTCGACGCCATCGAGCGGGTCAAGGGGCAGGTCCTCGCCGGCCTCAACGGCAAGCCCCACGGCCCCTGGTTCGCCCAGGACCTGCGGGACACCAACCGCGCCCTGTTCGCGGCCCTCAAGGTGGAGAAGTGGATGATGGGGGCGATCTTCAGCCTCATCGTCCTCATCGCCGTCTTCAACATCGTGGCCAGCCTCGTGCTCCTGGTGACGGAGAAGCGCCGCGACCTGGGCGTGCTCCTCGCCCTCGGGGCGACGCCGGCCCAGGTCCAGCGCCTCTTCGAGCTGCAGGGCGTGCGCATCGGCGCCGTGGGCACCCTCTGGGGCCTCGGCACCTCGGTGCCCCTGTGCCTCCTGGCCGACCACTACCGCCTGATCAAGCTGCCCTCCGCGGTGTACGACTTCATCACCTACGTGCCCCTGCGGCTCTCGGTGACGGACATCCTGGTGGTGGCGGCCTTCCCCCTCCTCGTCGCGTGGGCGGCGAGCCGCTACCCCGCGCGCCGGGCGGCGTCCGTGGACCCCGTGGACGCCCTCCGGGCCCAGTGA
- a CDS encoding 3'-5' exonuclease, which yields MAQPLLFVDTETGGVDPRKHSLLSVAFVVGDGPKVINSLEVLIRHEPFVVSAGGMRVNRIDLVRHAEAALEPRMAMDVMGVFLDQHFPHRCKPVILAGHNVAFDQAFLETFWEGLGIPFESRFGHRTVDTHAIAAALRDAGRLPLEDLGSSSLFAHFGIEVPEEKRHTALGDALATFELYWKLVGRMA from the coding sequence ATGGCCCAGCCCCTCCTCTTCGTGGACACCGAGACCGGCGGCGTCGACCCCCGGAAGCACAGCCTCCTGAGCGTGGCCTTCGTCGTGGGCGACGGCCCGAAGGTCATCAACAGCCTGGAGGTGCTCATCCGCCACGAGCCCTTCGTCGTGTCCGCGGGCGGGATGCGGGTCAACCGCATCGACCTGGTCCGCCACGCCGAGGCGGCCCTCGAGCCGCGGATGGCGATGGACGTGATGGGCGTCTTCCTCGACCAGCACTTCCCGCACCGCTGCAAGCCCGTGATCCTGGCGGGCCACAACGTGGCCTTCGACCAGGCCTTCCTGGAGACGTTCTGGGAGGGGCTCGGGATCCCCTTCGAGTCCCGGTTCGGGCACCGCACGGTGGACACCCACGCGATCGCCGCCGCCCTGCGGGACGCGGGCCGCCTTCCCCTGGAGGACCTCGGCTCCTCGAGCCTGTTCGCCCACTTCGGCATCGAGGTCCCCGAGGAGAAGCGGCATACCGCCCTCGGGGATGCGCTCGCCACTTTCGAGCTCTACTGGAAGCTCGTGGGGCGCATGGCATGA